In Finegoldia magna ATCC 53516, a genomic segment contains:
- a CDS encoding double-cubane-cluster-containing anaerobic reductase: protein MVDLKKELPEVFNDFADSRKNAFLKVKEIKDKNIPIIGIFCTFFPQELAVAAGATCVSLCATSDETIQDAERDLPKNLCPLIKSSYGFALTDKCPFFYFSDLVVGETTCDGKKKMYEYLGEFKPVHVMELPNKNTEQGIILWKEEIRKMIKTIEDLFGVEITEEKLRHGIEVKNAERSAVKDFYSIMKADDLPITGGELWHVLNGVQFDFDKEQIPQMLEELKARVMSEHKHINGKPRILITGCPIGGATEKVIEAVENNGAVVVSYENCGGAKAIDENVDVENPDMIDAIARKYMNIGCACVSPNENRLKLLDKLIDEYKVDGVIDMHLQACTPYQVEGLSIKRFCNDKKNVPYIAVETDYSKSDIGQLNTRIGAFIEML, encoded by the coding sequence ATGGTTGATTTAAAGAAGGAATTACCAGAAGTTTTTAACGATTTTGCAGATAGTCGTAAAAATGCTTTTTTGAAGGTAAAAGAAATAAAGGATAAGAATATTCCTATTATAGGAATTTTTTGTACGTTTTTTCCACAAGAGTTAGCTGTTGCAGCTGGCGCTACTTGTGTTAGTTTGTGCGCTACAAGTGACGAGACTATTCAAGATGCTGAGAGGGATTTGCCTAAAAACTTATGCCCACTTATCAAATCTTCTTATGGTTTTGCGTTGACTGACAAGTGTCCGTTCTTCTATTTTTCTGATTTGGTTGTCGGAGAAACTACTTGCGATGGCAAGAAGAAGATGTACGAATATTTGGGAGAATTCAAACCAGTTCACGTGATGGAGCTTCCAAATAAGAACACTGAACAAGGTATTATTTTGTGGAAAGAAGAAATCAGAAAGATGATTAAGACTATCGAAGATTTATTCGGCGTTGAAATCACTGAAGAAAAATTGAGACATGGAATTGAAGTGAAAAACGCTGAGAGATCAGCTGTAAAGGACTTCTATTCTATAATGAAGGCTGATGATTTGCCAATTACAGGTGGAGAATTGTGGCATGTTTTAAATGGTGTGCAATTTGATTTTGATAAGGAACAAATTCCACAAATGCTTGAAGAATTAAAAGCTAGGGTTATGTCTGAACACAAGCACATCAATGGCAAGCCAAGAATTTTGATTACTGGTTGTCCTATCGGTGGTGCGACTGAAAAAGTTATCGAAGCTGTCGAAAACAACGGTGCAGTTGTGGTTAGCTACGAAAACTGCGGCGGTGCTAAGGCTATTGATGAAAATGTAGATGTTGAAAATCCAGATATGATTGATGCGATTGCTAGAAAATACATGAACATCGGTTGCGCTTGTGTGAGTCCAAATGAAAACAGACTTAAATTGTTGGACAAATTAATCGACGAATACAAGGTTGACGGAGTTATCGACATGCATTTACAAGCTTGTACTCCTTACCAAGTTGAAGGTTTGTCAATTAAGAGATTCTGCAACGATAAGAAGAATGTTCCATACATTGCTGTAGAAACTGATTATTCAAAATCAGATATCGGACAATTAAATACAAGAATTGGAGCTTTTATTGAAATGTTATAA